The following proteins are co-located in the Flammeovirga kamogawensis genome:
- the bshA gene encoding N-acetyl-alpha-D-glucosaminyl L-malate synthase BshA, with the protein MKIGIICYPTYGGSGVVATELGKCLASQLGHEVHFITYDQPTRLDFFDENIYYHKVDIKTYPLFKYPPYELALTSKMVEVAESEQLDVLHAHYAIPHASAAYTAKQILAKKGINMPVVTTLHGTDVTLVGKDDSLGPVVAFSIDESDCVTSVSESLKEETYQYFDLTTDIKVVPNFVDLNRFTKHKKDHFKKAICPDGEKLLIHVSNMREVKRADDALEIFKRVREKIPCKLLMVGDGPERARLEEKCYELRTCNDVRFLGKLAEVEEILSVADLFLMPSEKESFGLAALEAMACEVPVVSSNAGGIPEVNIQGVTGMMSNVGDVEDMAKNALYILDDENLPRFKENALKQAQRFNIEEICPQYEEVYKEAIEKSKANF; encoded by the coding sequence GTGAAAATTGGTATAATTTGTTATCCTACATACGGAGGTAGTGGGGTAGTAGCAACAGAGTTAGGAAAGTGCTTGGCATCTCAATTGGGACACGAAGTACATTTCATAACATATGATCAACCGACGAGATTAGATTTTTTTGATGAAAATATCTACTATCATAAAGTTGACATTAAGACTTATCCATTATTTAAATATCCTCCTTATGAGTTAGCATTAACCAGTAAGATGGTTGAAGTAGCTGAATCTGAACAATTAGATGTATTACATGCTCATTATGCAATTCCTCACGCATCTGCAGCATATACAGCCAAACAAATCTTAGCCAAAAAGGGAATAAATATGCCAGTAGTTACAACACTACATGGTACAGATGTTACTCTTGTTGGTAAAGATGATAGTTTAGGACCTGTTGTTGCTTTTTCTATAGATGAATCTGATTGTGTAACATCAGTATCAGAAAGTTTAAAAGAAGAAACGTACCAATATTTTGATCTTACTACTGATATTAAAGTAGTTCCTAACTTTGTAGATCTAAATAGGTTTACAAAACATAAAAAAGATCATTTTAAAAAAGCAATTTGTCCTGATGGAGAAAAACTTTTGATTCACGTATCAAACATGCGAGAAGTTAAAAGAGCTGATGATGCTTTAGAGATTTTTAAAAGGGTAAGAGAAAAAATACCTTGTAAACTTTTAATGGTTGGTGACGGACCTGAACGTGCTCGTTTAGAAGAAAAATGCTATGAATTACGTACTTGTAATGATGTGCGTTTCTTAGGTAAGTTAGCAGAAGTAGAAGAAATTTTATCTGTTGCAGATTTGTTCCTTATGCCTTCAGAAAAAGAAAGTTTTGGACTTGCTGCTTTAGAAGCAATGGCTTGCGAAGTGCCTGTAGTTTCTTCTAATGCAGGTGGTATACCAGAAGTCAATATCCAAGGGGTTACTGGTATGATGAGTAATGTTGGAGACGTTGAAGATATGGCGAAGAATGCTTTATATATTTTAGATGATGAAAACCTTCCTCGCTTTAAAGAAAATGCATTAAAACAAGCACAACGTTTTAATATAGAAGAGATTTGCCCTCAATACGAAGAAGTTTATAAGGAAGCAATAGAGAAATCAAAGGCAAACTTTTAA
- a CDS encoding SDR family oxidoreductase yields the protein MYNKPMLRDDALSGKTYIVTGGATGLGKSMTKYFLELGANVTICSRKEEKLEAAANELEEVTGKRPFYVVCDVRKYDQIENVIEQTANKFGKIDGLLNNAAGNFISPTERLSHKAFDTIVDIVLQGTYYFTLAIGKHWIANGDKGVMLNIVTTYASTGSGYVVPSAVSKAGVLALTRSLAVEWAKYGIRSNAIAPGPFPTKGAWDRLFPENLRKQFDEAGKVPVGRVGEHQELANLAAYLMSDFSAYVNGEVVTIDGGEWLKGAGEFNHLDTIPGPVWDDIAATIKSSTKKK from the coding sequence ATGTACAACAAACCAATGCTAAGAGATGACGCTCTTTCTGGTAAAACATATATTGTTACTGGAGGAGCCACAGGCCTAGGAAAATCTATGACGAAATATTTTCTAGAGCTTGGTGCAAATGTTACAATTTGTTCTAGAAAAGAAGAAAAACTTGAGGCTGCAGCCAATGAGTTAGAAGAAGTAACTGGCAAAAGACCTTTCTACGTTGTTTGCGACGTAAGAAAGTATGATCAGATTGAAAATGTAATTGAACAAACAGCCAACAAGTTTGGGAAAATTGATGGCTTATTAAATAATGCTGCGGGTAACTTTATTAGTCCAACAGAACGTTTAAGCCACAAAGCATTTGATACAATTGTTGATATTGTTTTGCAAGGTACTTATTACTTTACTTTGGCTATAGGTAAACATTGGATTGCAAATGGAGATAAAGGAGTAATGCTAAATATTGTTACTACTTATGCATCTACAGGGTCAGGGTATGTTGTTCCTTCTGCTGTATCAAAAGCAGGTGTTCTAGCACTTACTAGATCATTAGCTGTAGAATGGGCTAAATATGGTATTCGATCTAATGCAATTGCTCCAGGTCCTTTTCCTACCAAAGGTGCATGGGACCGTTTATTTCCTGAAAATCTTAGAAAACAATTTGATGAAGCAGGTAAAGTACCTGTTGGTAGAGTTGGAGAACATCAAGAATTAGCCAATTTAGCGGCGTATTTAATGTCAGATTTTTCTGCTTATGTAAATGGTGAAGTAGTGACTATTGACGGAGGAGAATGGCTTAAAGGTGCTGGAGAGTTTAATCATTTAGATACAATTCCGGGTCCTGTTTGGGATGATATTGCTGCAACAATTAAAAGCAGTACAAAGAAAAAATAA
- the secA gene encoding preprotein translocase subunit SecA, producing MLGSITKAFSKIFGTKSERDLKEIRPYLAKIDAEYKKLSSISDNELRAKTAYFIDYIEKGLASIDEEITSLQESVDNDPKLDLAFKDKAFKDIDKLKNDRNDKLEEILMDLLPQAFAVVKETGRRYTENKKISVTASDYDREMAVKYGNITIDGDTATWANVWLAAGVEVEWNMIHYDVQLLGGIFLHQGKVGEMMTGEGKTLVGTLPAYLNALAKRGVHVVTVNDYLAKRDSEWNAPLFQFHGLSVDCIDKHQPNSEERRLAYRADITYGTNNEFGFDYLRDNMARDKDDLVQREHHFAMIDEVDSVLIDDARTPLIISGPVPKGDQQEEFGELRPKVQHLVDEQRKQTQKMLNDAKKLIKDGNKAEGGLQLLRAHRSLPKYKPLIKFLGEEGMKQLLQKVEGEYMADNNRRMPEADEPLLFVIEEKNNSVELTEKGIASVTGANTPDFFILPDLATGIGKIEQDENKSDEEKVEAKDALIAEFDTKSQRIHLMKQLLKAYTLFEKDVDYILVDNKVKIVDEQTGRVMEGRRYSDGLHQALEAKENVKIEDATQTYATVTLQNYFRMYHKLTGMTGTAETEAGEFWEIYELDVVTVPTHRPIVRDDREDYVYKTVREKFNAVAEEVQKLVEAKRPVLVGTTSVENSEIMSRMLKMRGIEHQVLNAKQHGREADVVARAGQPGTVTIATNMAGRGTDIKLPVEVKDAGGLAIIGTARHESRRVDRQLRGRSGRQGDPGSTQFFVSLEDNLMRLFGSERIAGIMDRLGLQEGEVIQHSMITKSIERAQRKVEENNFAIRKRLLEYDDVMNYQREVIYRRRRNALFGERLQVDVMNSFYDVATVISETHVGNYEGFKLDALKVLGISTAIAEEGFHQLNEEHLTQELYKEALTHYKEKNALLWEKAKPVFEKVKAERGGVVENIVIPFTDGHKMFQVHVNLEKALETDGETVVSALEQSVTLAVIDHLWKDHLREMDELKQQVQNAVHEQKDPLLIYKFESFELFKSFLAEVNDEIITFLSKGRIPVQEQPPMPAPPPMPKRNEPKVTANKAEAGSALGQAASPQGADIPEAPKAPVEVVKPRHSEKSYQRNDRVTAKYKDGTVKKDVKFKSVENDVLNGACVIIEG from the coding sequence ATGTTAGGTTCAATAACCAAGGCATTCTCTAAGATTTTTGGAACAAAATCGGAAAGAGATTTAAAAGAAATTAGACCTTATTTAGCTAAAATTGATGCAGAGTACAAAAAACTTTCATCAATTTCAGATAACGAATTGAGAGCAAAAACAGCTTATTTCATCGATTATATCGAGAAAGGGCTTGCTAGCATAGACGAAGAAATTACGTCTTTACAAGAATCGGTTGATAACGATCCAAAACTAGATCTTGCATTTAAAGACAAAGCTTTCAAAGATATTGATAAGCTTAAAAATGATCGTAACGACAAATTAGAAGAAATCTTAATGGATCTTTTACCTCAAGCATTTGCTGTAGTAAAAGAAACAGGTAGAAGATATACAGAAAATAAAAAAATAAGTGTAACTGCTTCTGATTATGATCGTGAGATGGCCGTTAAATACGGTAATATCACTATTGACGGAGACACTGCTACTTGGGCAAATGTTTGGCTAGCTGCAGGTGTTGAAGTAGAATGGAACATGATTCATTACGATGTACAGTTACTAGGTGGTATTTTCTTACACCAAGGTAAAGTAGGTGAAATGATGACAGGTGAAGGTAAAACTTTAGTTGGAACATTACCTGCATACCTTAATGCTTTAGCAAAAAGAGGGGTTCACGTTGTAACAGTAAACGATTACCTAGCAAAACGTGACTCGGAGTGGAATGCACCGTTATTTCAATTCCACGGTCTTTCTGTAGATTGTATTGATAAGCATCAACCAAACTCAGAAGAAAGACGATTGGCTTACAGAGCTGATATTACATATGGTACAAACAACGAATTTGGTTTTGACTACCTACGTGATAACATGGCTCGTGATAAAGATGATTTAGTTCAAAGAGAACATCATTTTGCCATGATTGATGAGGTCGATTCTGTTTTAATTGATGATGCTAGAACACCATTGATTATTTCTGGACCTGTACCAAAAGGAGATCAACAAGAAGAATTTGGTGAGTTAAGACCAAAAGTTCAACATTTAGTTGATGAGCAGCGTAAGCAAACTCAAAAAATGCTGAATGATGCCAAAAAGTTAATCAAAGATGGTAATAAGGCTGAAGGTGGTCTTCAACTTCTTAGAGCACATAGATCTCTTCCTAAATATAAACCTTTGATTAAGTTTTTAGGTGAGGAAGGAATGAAACAATTACTTCAAAAAGTTGAAGGGGAGTACATGGCGGACAACAACCGTAGAATGCCAGAAGCAGACGAGCCTTTATTGTTTGTAATTGAAGAAAAAAATAACAGCGTAGAATTAACAGAAAAGGGTATTGCATCTGTGACAGGAGCAAATACACCAGATTTCTTTATTCTTCCTGACTTAGCGACAGGAATAGGCAAAATTGAGCAAGACGAAAATAAGTCTGACGAAGAGAAAGTAGAAGCAAAGGATGCTTTAATAGCAGAATTTGATACTAAATCTCAGCGTATTCACTTGATGAAGCAATTATTAAAAGCCTATACGTTATTTGAAAAAGATGTAGATTACATCTTAGTAGATAACAAGGTTAAAATTGTAGATGAGCAAACTGGTCGTGTTATGGAAGGTCGTCGTTATTCTGACGGTTTACACCAAGCACTAGAAGCAAAAGAGAATGTGAAGATCGAAGATGCTACACAAACTTATGCTACAGTAACTCTGCAAAACTACTTCCGTATGTACCACAAACTAACTGGTATGACTGGTACTGCCGAAACGGAAGCTGGTGAATTCTGGGAAATCTATGAATTAGATGTAGTAACAGTTCCTACGCACCGTCCGATTGTTCGTGATGATAGAGAGGATTATGTATACAAAACAGTAAGAGAGAAATTTAATGCTGTTGCAGAGGAAGTACAAAAATTAGTAGAAGCAAAACGTCCGGTTCTTGTTGGTACTACATCTGTAGAAAACTCTGAAATTATGTCTCGTATGTTAAAAATGAGAGGCATAGAGCACCAAGTATTAAATGCAAAACAACATGGCCGCGAAGCAGATGTTGTTGCAAGAGCAGGTCAACCTGGCACAGTAACAATTGCAACAAACATGGCTGGTCGTGGTACAGATATTAAATTACCAGTAGAAGTAAAAGATGCAGGTGGTTTAGCAATTATTGGTACAGCACGTCACGAATCTCGTCGTGTAGACCGTCAGTTAAGAGGTCGTTCTGGTCGTCAAGGTGATCCAGGATCAACTCAATTCTTCGTTTCTTTAGAAGATAATTTGATGCGTTTATTCGGTTCAGAACGTATTGCAGGTATCATGGATAGATTAGGTCTTCAAGAAGGCGAAGTGATTCAGCACTCTATGATTACAAAATCTATTGAAAGAGCACAACGAAAAGTAGAAGAAAATAACTTTGCTATTCGTAAACGTCTTTTAGAATATGATGATGTAATGAATTACCAAAGAGAAGTAATTTACCGTCGTCGTAGAAATGCACTTTTCGGAGAGCGTTTACAAGTAGATGTAATGAACTCTTTCTATGATGTTGCTACTGTAATTTCAGAAACTCACGTAGGAAACTATGAAGGATTCAAGTTAGATGCTTTAAAAGTACTTGGAATCTCAACTGCTATTGCAGAAGAGGGTTTCCATCAATTAAATGAAGAGCATTTAACTCAAGAATTATATAAAGAGGCTTTAACGCATTATAAAGAAAAGAATGCATTACTTTGGGAGAAAGCAAAACCTGTTTTCGAAAAAGTAAAAGCAGAAAGAGGTGGTGTGGTTGAGAATATTGTGATTCCATTTACAGATGGTCATAAAATGTTCCAAGTGCATGTAAACCTTGAAAAAGCTTTAGAAACAGATGGTGAAACAGTAGTTTCTGCATTAGAGCAAAGTGTAACTTTAGCAGTGATTGACCATTTATGGAAAGATCATTTGCGTGAGATGGATGAGTTGAAACAACAAGTTCAGAACGCTGTTCACGAACAAAAAGATCCTTTATTAATCTATAAATTTGAATCTTTTGAGTTGTTCAAGTCATTTTTAGCAGAAGTAAATGATGAGATTATTACTTTCTTATCAAAAGGACGTATTCCTGTTCAGGAGCAGCCTCCTATGCCAGCACCTCCTCCAATGCCAAAACGAAATGAGCCAAAAGTAACTGCAAATAAAGCAGAAGCAGGTTCGGCATTAGGTCAAGCAGCATCTCCACAAGGTGCAGATATTCCTGAAGCACCAAAAGCTCCTGTAGAAGTAGTGAAACCTCGTCATAGCGAAAAAAGTTATCAGCGTAATGATAGAGTAACTGCTAAATATAAAGATGGAACAGTTAAAAAAGACGTGAAATTCAAATCTGTTGAAAATGACGTTTTAAATGGAGCTTGCGTGATTATCGAAGGTTAA
- a CDS encoding cysteine desulfurase family protein, which translates to MSIYLDSAASTSLDPVVKEVMIEVMDSVYGNPSSTHAHGRASKAMLESARKQIAKAINALPSEIIFTSGGTESDNIAIKGLVKAYGLKRIITSKLEHHAVLHITEHLSKDLGLELIFLDCDKEGNLDLSQLENLLQEKGEETLVTLMHANNEIGNILDIKKVGLLCKTAGAYFHSDTVQSIGHFPVDVKDLHVHSMAGAAHKFHGPKGSGFLYVKKGTQMPALIEGGGQEREVRSGTENVWGIVGLAKALDIATEQMESHTAHIKDVKQYMKEQLIEHIDNVQFNGMSADLENSLYTVLNVSFPPSEKNSMLLFALDLQKISVSGGSACSSGASQGSHVIAGIGGDTERTSIRFSFSKENKKEEIDITIGKLKEILGLIEA; encoded by the coding sequence ATGAGCATTTATCTTGATAGTGCTGCTAGCACATCTTTAGACCCTGTAGTTAAGGAAGTTATGATTGAAGTTATGGATTCTGTTTATGGTAATCCATCTTCTACCCATGCACACGGTAGAGCTTCTAAAGCCATGTTAGAGAGCGCTCGAAAACAAATAGCAAAAGCAATTAATGCATTACCATCAGAAATCATTTTTACATCTGGAGGTACTGAATCTGATAATATAGCCATCAAAGGTTTGGTTAAAGCTTATGGACTTAAAAGAATTATTACTTCTAAGTTAGAGCACCATGCCGTTTTACATATAACAGAACATCTTTCTAAAGACCTTGGTTTAGAATTGATATTCTTAGATTGTGACAAAGAAGGGAACTTAGACTTATCACAATTAGAAAACCTTTTGCAAGAAAAAGGAGAAGAAACTCTAGTTACTTTAATGCATGCCAATAATGAAATTGGTAATATTCTTGACATAAAGAAAGTTGGTCTACTTTGTAAGACTGCAGGAGCTTATTTCCATTCAGACACTGTTCAAAGTATTGGTCATTTTCCTGTTGATGTTAAAGATCTACATGTACATTCAATGGCTGGAGCTGCTCATAAATTTCATGGGCCTAAAGGAAGTGGCTTTTTATATGTAAAAAAAGGTACTCAAATGCCTGCTTTAATAGAAGGTGGCGGACAAGAAAGAGAAGTTCGCTCTGGTACTGAAAATGTATGGGGTATTGTTGGTTTAGCAAAAGCCTTAGACATTGCTACAGAGCAAATGGAAAGTCATACTGCTCATATTAAAGATGTGAAGCAATACATGAAAGAGCAATTAATTGAACATATTGATAATGTTCAATTTAATGGAATGAGTGCAGATTTAGAAAACAGTTTATATACCGTACTAAATGTAAGCTTCCCTCCTTCAGAAAAAAATAGCATGCTACTATTTGCCTTAGATTTACAAAAAATATCTGTTTCTGGTGGTAGTGCTTGCAGTAGTGGAGCCTCTCAAGGGTCTCATGTAATTGCTGGTATTGGAGGAGATACTGAACGTACAAGTATCCGTTTTTCTTTCTCTAAAGAAAATAAGAAAGAAGAAATTGATATTACTATTGGTAAATTGAAAGAAATTCTAGGTCTTATTGAAGCTTAG
- a CDS encoding FKBP-type peptidyl-prolyl cis-trans isomerase, with protein MNNTYKFLNFAVVLSMLIGFSGCMQDEIVDYVSKDNQTLEDYLAANDIDYWKTKTLPTGGVYITPEIIGYPGQYTPSENESRIVEVNLDMRRFAQELMGDERFDDPDDLVTSVFLKDPNYAFSMNRGAICIGFYDEVLNMMLQNIQTKVDTFPRTYIPSYLAFGGTASSGIGLEFNDIVTAENMFITHVSYDSIQRVRYEKDSLVLKYAEDTLGTVDPDDEQLFSGSSNGKGPDYIFKDLITAGDGAGKIMAGDTVKVRYEGKFLLQEWTLRNSATGPVLFDSNTAKDNKGEYIASPFQVIMYESLADAQENNAFETVIDGWYKSILTMEEGEKATFVMPSQVCYWEIGDNAQVSDMFKTIRPFKPLAFEIEVVEVKRSNK; from the coding sequence ATGAACAATACTTACAAATTTTTAAATTTCGCGGTCGTATTATCAATGCTAATTGGTTTTTCTGGTTGTATGCAAGACGAAATTGTTGATTATGTATCAAAAGATAATCAAACGCTAGAAGATTATTTAGCAGCAAACGATATCGACTATTGGAAAACGAAGACTTTGCCTACTGGAGGAGTATATATTACTCCAGAAATCATAGGTTACCCAGGTCAATACACTCCTAGTGAAAATGAATCTAGAATTGTAGAGGTAAACCTAGATATGAGAAGATTTGCTCAAGAATTAATGGGCGATGAAAGATTTGATGATCCTGATGATTTAGTAACATCTGTATTCCTTAAGGATCCTAACTATGCATTCTCTATGAATAGAGGAGCAATTTGTATTGGTTTTTATGATGAAGTATTAAATATGATGCTTCAAAACATACAAACAAAAGTAGATACATTTCCTAGAACTTATATTCCATCTTACCTTGCATTTGGAGGTACAGCATCTTCAGGAATTGGTTTAGAATTTAATGATATCGTAACTGCAGAAAATATGTTTATTACACATGTTAGTTACGATTCAATTCAGCGTGTTAGATATGAAAAAGACTCTTTAGTTTTAAAGTATGCTGAAGATACTTTAGGAACTGTAGATCCAGATGATGAACAATTATTTAGTGGTTCTTCTAACGGTAAAGGTCCTGATTATATTTTTAAAGATCTTATCACTGCAGGTGATGGAGCAGGAAAAATTATGGCTGGTGATACAGTTAAAGTTCGTTACGAAGGTAAATTCTTATTACAAGAATGGACTTTAAGAAATTCTGCAACAGGACCAGTATTATTTGATTCAAATACAGCAAAAGATAATAAAGGAGAGTATATTGCATCACCATTCCAAGTGATTATGTACGAATCTTTAGCTGATGCTCAAGAAAATAACGCTTTTGAAACTGTTATTGATGGTTGGTACAAATCAATTTTAACAATGGAAGAAGGAGAAAAAGCTACATTTGTAATGCCTTCTCAAGTATGTTATTGGGAAATAGGAGATAATGCTCAAGTTTCTGATATGTTTAAAACAATCCGTCCTTTCAAACCTTTAGCCTTCGAAATCGAAGTAGTTGAAGTGAAAAGATCGAATAAATAA
- the ytxJ gene encoding bacillithiol system redox-active protein YtxJ: MNWNQLTEVSELDNLLELSKKQKVAILKHSTRCSISSMALNRLERAWQDDNGIAPYYLDLIRYRDVSNAIASKFGVEHQSPQVIVLENGKVTYTGSHMGISYADIVA, from the coding sequence ATGAATTGGAATCAATTAACAGAAGTCTCTGAACTCGATAATTTATTAGAACTTTCTAAGAAACAAAAAGTAGCAATACTTAAGCACTCAACACGCTGTTCTATAAGTTCTATGGCTTTAAATAGATTAGAAAGAGCTTGGCAAGATGATAATGGCATTGCACCTTATTATTTAGATTTAATCAGATATAGAGATGTATCTAATGCTATTGCTTCAAAATTTGGAGTAGAGCATCAGTCTCCTCAGGTTATTGTTCTTGAAAACGGAAAAGTAACTTATACAGGATCTCATATGGGGATCTCCTACGCAGATATCGTAGCTTAA
- a CDS encoding FKBP-type peptidyl-prolyl cis-trans isomerase, whose amino-acid sequence MQITKKLAIGALMLGAVACGKTEKETPSGKKFTIVESKGGADINDNNIVEFTLSISTESDSTLFNITETGREFAATKVFPDSVNKQAQEKGQQVDPLSEMFGLMSEGDSAQMTIVASDFFGKMAPPFIKDPSQKVVIGVCAKNVFADEEAYRAAMEEKQKEAMAKMEADAEKYVAIDDELIKEFLKENNITNAERTESGLYYVVTQKGSGANPEVGSSVKVHYTGTLLDGKKFDSSVDRGQPFEFPLGQQRVIAGWDEGIALLNKGAKATLYIPSKLGYGPRGAGGDIPANAVLKFDVELIDFTNPSK is encoded by the coding sequence ATGCAAATCACAAAAAAATTAGCAATTGGAGCCTTAATGTTAGGTGCTGTTGCTTGTGGAAAAACTGAGAAAGAGACTCCATCAGGAAAGAAATTTACAATTGTTGAAAGTAAAGGCGGTGCTGATATTAATGATAACAATATTGTTGAATTTACTTTAAGTATCTCAACAGAGTCAGACTCTACACTTTTCAATATTACTGAAACAGGAAGAGAGTTTGCTGCAACTAAAGTATTCCCTGATTCTGTAAATAAGCAAGCACAGGAAAAAGGGCAGCAAGTTGATCCTTTATCTGAAATGTTTGGTTTAATGAGCGAAGGAGATAGTGCTCAAATGACTATCGTAGCTTCAGATTTCTTCGGAAAAATGGCTCCTCCTTTCATCAAAGATCCATCTCAAAAAGTAGTTATTGGAGTTTGTGCAAAAAATGTATTTGCTGACGAAGAAGCATACCGTGCTGCTATGGAAGAAAAGCAAAAAGAAGCAATGGCTAAAATGGAAGCTGATGCTGAGAAATACGTTGCTATTGATGATGAATTAATTAAAGAATTTTTAAAAGAGAATAACATTACTAATGCAGAAAGAACAGAGTCTGGATTATACTATGTAGTTACTCAAAAAGGTTCTGGTGCTAACCCAGAAGTGGGATCAAGTGTAAAAGTACACTACACAGGTACTTTATTGGATGGTAAAAAATTCGATAGTTCTGTAGATAGAGGACAACCATTTGAGTTCCCATTGGGTCAACAAAGAGTAATCGCAGGTTGGGACGAAGGTATTGCTTTGCTAAATAAAGGAGCTAAAGCTACATTGTACATCCCTTCGAAATTAGGTTATGGTCCAAGAGGAGCAGGTGGAGATATTCCAGCTAATGCAGTATTGAAATTTGATGTTGAATTGATTGATTTTACAAATCCATCAAAATAA
- a CDS encoding FKBP-type peptidyl-prolyl cis-trans isomerase, translating to MQYRIKHFLLFIFTVFSTFACTQSSEILKEVDPDAAEDYLIRQFIMADTTFDASTEQEVVDKYYKYGVYMTTIGTTNGKPVETDRNISYGDSMHVTYTGWVMYGNIFDSNVLTEQPFPVVLGKTSVIEGWNIALFEMHEHEIARVVIPSKYGYGTSGNGSSIPPNASLIFDIQIDSLWTADEQ from the coding sequence ATGCAATATCGCATTAAACACTTTTTACTGTTTATTTTTACAGTTTTTTCAACTTTTGCTTGTACACAATCAAGTGAAATACTTAAAGAAGTAGATCCAGACGCAGCAGAGGATTACCTTATCAGACAATTTATAATGGCTGATACAACATTCGATGCTAGTACTGAACAAGAAGTAGTAGACAAGTATTATAAATACGGTGTCTACATGACTACAATTGGTACTACTAATGGTAAACCTGTAGAAACAGACCGAAATATATCTTATGGTGACTCTATGCATGTAACATATACAGGCTGGGTGATGTACGGAAATATTTTTGACAGTAATGTATTAACAGAACAACCTTTCCCAGTTGTTTTAGGTAAAACAAGTGTAATAGAAGGATGGAATATCGCATTATTCGAAATGCACGAACATGAAATTGCTCGTGTAGTAATTCCTTCAAAATATGGATATGGTACATCGGGTAATGGATCAAGTATCCCACCAAATGCATCATTGATATTTGATATTCAGATAGATAGTTTATGGACAGCTGACGAACAGTAG